Within Thermoanaerobaculia bacterium, the genomic segment GGATCCGGATTGGCGGTCACGAGCAGGGTCGCGGCGTTGCCGTCTCGGCGGTGCGCGCGGAGGAGCGCCGCGACGTCGGCGTCGATCTCCGCGTCCGCGTTCCAGATCGCCGCTTCCTCGTGTTCGAAGAACGCCTCGGCGTTTTTCACCGCGCCCGCGGTCCCGAGGATGACCGGCTCCCAGAAGAATCGGACCGCGGCGCCCGCCGCCCCGCTCTCGGCCAGGTGCTCCACGATCTGGCGGCCTTCATGATGAAGATTGACCGCGATCTGCGCGAATCCCTGGCGCACCAGCGACCGAAGCCGGCGGTCGACGAGCGGAACGTTCAGGAACGGGAAGAGCGCCTTCGGCCGGTCGAACGTGGCGGGGCGGAGCCGTGTCCCGAGCCCGGCGCAGAGAACGAGCGGCTTCATGCCTGGAAGACCATGTCCGGCGGGAGAGAAGGATCGCTCTCCCGCGCGCGCCGGTAGAGGCCGGCGTAGGAATCGCGGACGGCATGGCGCGGATCGAGCCCGAGATCGGTAGCCGCCGCCTCGATCGCGGAGGGCTCCCCCTCGATCTCGACGAAGGTCCCGATCGGAGTCTCGTCGAGCGCGACGACGCATCCCGCGAACCGGAATTCCTCCCGCCGCTTGTCGTAGCGGAATTTCGGGACGAACCCGAGCCGCTCGAGCACGCGTTCGAACGTCGCGGCATCGGCCACCTCGGTCTCGAGCTCCTCCCTCCGTTTGACGGCGCCCTCGAACGCGGCCCGTCCCTTGAACGTGACGAGCGCCCGACCGCGCGCCCGCCGGAGCCGCAGCGCCGTGCCCGACGCCAGGAGCCTGCCCGCGGCGTCGTCGAAGAGCACGTTGGATTCGAGGTGGATCCCGGAGAGGCGTTCGGCGCCGGAGAGGCGACGCCGGACCGCCGGGAGATCCGGAACGGGAATCTTGATCTCCGATTCTTCGGAGGAGCCGGGAGCGGTCACGGACGACGAACGCGGCAAGCGGTCAAGGGCGATCGCGGCGAGCGGTCATGGAAGGAGGCGCTGCGCGATCTCCTGGGCTCGCCGGCCGTCCACCTTTCCCTTGTACCGCGACATGAGCTCCTTCATCACCGCGCCGACTTCCTTCTTCGAGGTCAGCGAGCGCTCTTCGATGATCCCCTTGACGGCGCTCTCGAGCTCCTGCTCGGAAAGCCCCTGCGGCAGATACCCGTTCAGGATCTCGAGCTCGGCCGTCTCGGCGTCGACGAGATCCGAACGTCCTCCCTTGGCGTACTGCTCGATCGAATCCTTCCGCTGCTTGACGCCGCGGCGGATCACGGCCTCGATCTCCTCGTCGGTGAGATCGCGGTGCGCCTGGATCTTCTCGTTCTTGAGCGCCGAAAGGAGAAGGCGAAGCGTCGAGACGCGCGGCTTGTCTCCCGCGCGCATCGCGTCCTTCACGTCCGATTCGATCTTCTTCAACATCTCGGGCACGCGGCAACACTATCGCACCCGAAAGGGCGGCGAAAGCGCGGCGGGCGCCTTCTTCCTGTGAGATAAATGTCCTTCCTCGAGATCCGCCGTCGCCCTTCGGAGCCTCGGCGAAAGAGGGTCGAAAGCGGACGCGTGAAGAAGGCGGCAGCATGACGGCGATCGCGCGGCGGTTCATCGTCGGCACGGCCGGCCACATCGATCACGGGAAGACCGCCCTCGTGCGCGCGCTCACCGGGATCGACGCCGACCGGCTGCCGGAGGAGAAGGCGCGCGGCATCACCATCGATCTCGGCTTCGCGCACCTCTCGCGCGGCGACTCGCGGATCGGCTTCGTCGACGTGCCGGGGCACGAGCGCTTCGTGCGCAACATGCTCGCGGGGGCGGGAGGAATCGACGCGGTGCTCCTCGTCGTCGCGGCCGACGAGAGCGTGAAGCCGCAGACGCGCGAGCACTTCGCGATCGTCCGCCTCCTCGGAATTCCCCGCGGCGTGATCGCGCTCACGAAGATCGACCGCGTGTCCGACGACGTCGCCGCGGTCGCGGAGCTCGAGACGCGGGAGCTCGTCGCCGGATCGTTCCTCGAGGGAGCGCCGATCCTGCGCGTCTCCGCCAGGAGCGGCGCCGGTGTCGGCGAGCTCGC encodes:
- a CDS encoding class IV adenylate cyclase — encoded protein: MTAPGSSEESEIKIPVPDLPAVRRRLSGAERLSGIHLESNVLFDDAAGRLLASGTALRLRRARGRALVTFKGRAAFEGAVKRREELETEVADAATFERVLERLGFVPKFRYDKRREEFRFAGCVVALDETPIGTFVEIEGEPSAIEAAATDLGLDPRHAVRDSYAGLYRRARESDPSLPPDMVFQA
- a CDS encoding GatB/YqeY domain-containing protein: MLKKIESDVKDAMRAGDKPRVSTLRLLLSALKNEKIQAHRDLTDEEIEAVIRRGVKQRKDSIEQYAKGGRSDLVDAETAELEILNGYLPQGLSEQELESAVKGIIEERSLTSKKEVGAVMKELMSRYKGKVDGRRAQEIAQRLLP